One region of Thiomonas intermedia genomic DNA includes:
- the tatA gene encoding Sec-independent protein translocase subunit TatA codes for MGEFSIWHWLIVLLIVIMIFGTKKLKNMGSDLGQAVRGFKDGMKEADAPAEKTAEPDAAPPAAPPQVTASSKSPLGTRAEQAEDIAFKAK; via the coding sequence ATGGGTGAATTCAGTATCTGGCATTGGCTCATCGTGCTGCTGATCGTGATCATGATCTTCGGCACCAAAAAGCTCAAAAACATGGGCAGCGACCTCGGTCAGGCCGTGCGCGGCTTCAAGGACGGCATGAAAGAAGCCGACGCGCCCGCGGAGAAGACGGCCGAGCCGGACGCGGCGCCGCCAGCCGCCCCGCCCCAGGTGACCGCCTCGTCCAAATCGCCCCTGGGTACACGCGCCGAGCAGGCGGAAGACATCGCGTTCAAGGCGAAGTAA
- the glpK gene encoding glycerol kinase GlpK — protein sequence MALIAALDQGTSSSRALIIDEHGRVRASAQREFAQHYPQPGWVEHDPLDIWATQSATLTEALARAGAGLRDLAAIGLTNQRETVVLWERASGRPLANAIVWQDRRTAQVCAQLAADGHAPLLQERTGLLPDAYFSATKLAWLLDHIPGARARAEKGELAAGTIDSWLVWKLSGGAVHLTDVSNASRTLLCNLHTGDWDDTLLALLRVPRAVLPAIVPNCGPLALARLGGVEIPITGMAGDQQAALFGQACLQPGMAKNTYGTGCFALQHTGTQAVRSQQRLLSTVAWKLGADQPLHYALEGGVFIAGAAVQWLRDGLGLVRSAQEAQQLADSVPDSGGVLLVPAFTGLGAPHWDAQARGLLIGITRGTTAAQVARATIDSMAYQSAELFAAMQADVAAQGGEPLCELRVDGGAAVNDALMQFQADLLGVPVVRPVQAESTALGAAYLAGLGVGLWPDAQTLAALWTPERRFDPAMRADEREARMARWRRAVDRARDWADD from the coding sequence TTGGCACTGATCGCCGCCCTCGATCAAGGCACCTCCAGCTCGCGCGCCCTGATCATCGACGAACACGGCCGGGTGCGCGCCAGCGCGCAGCGCGAGTTTGCCCAGCACTACCCGCAGCCCGGCTGGGTGGAGCACGACCCGCTCGACATCTGGGCCACCCAGAGCGCCACCCTCACCGAAGCCCTGGCCCGCGCCGGGGCTGGCCTGCGCGATCTGGCCGCCATCGGACTCACCAACCAGCGCGAAACCGTGGTGCTATGGGAGCGCGCCTCGGGCAGGCCGCTGGCGAACGCCATCGTCTGGCAAGACCGCCGCACCGCGCAGGTCTGCGCCCAGCTCGCGGCAGACGGCCACGCCCCCCTGCTGCAGGAGCGCACTGGCCTGCTGCCCGACGCCTATTTCTCCGCCACCAAGCTCGCCTGGCTGCTCGACCACATTCCCGGCGCCCGCGCCCGCGCCGAGAAAGGCGAACTGGCCGCAGGCACCATCGACAGCTGGCTGGTCTGGAAACTGAGCGGCGGCGCGGTGCACCTCACCGATGTCAGCAACGCCAGCCGCACCCTGCTGTGCAATCTCCACACCGGCGATTGGGACGACACCCTGCTTGCCCTGCTGCGCGTGCCCCGCGCCGTGCTGCCCGCCATCGTGCCCAACTGCGGCCCGCTGGCCCTCGCCCGTCTCGGCGGGGTGGAGATTCCCATCACCGGCATGGCGGGCGACCAGCAGGCGGCGCTGTTCGGCCAGGCCTGCCTGCAACCTGGCATGGCCAAAAACACCTATGGCACCGGCTGCTTCGCGCTGCAGCACACCGGCACGCAGGCCGTGCGCTCGCAGCAGCGGCTGCTGAGCACCGTGGCGTGGAAGCTCGGCGCCGACCAGCCGCTGCACTACGCCCTCGAAGGTGGCGTGTTCATCGCAGGGGCCGCCGTGCAATGGCTGCGCGACGGTCTCGGGCTGGTGCGCAGTGCACAAGAAGCCCAGCAACTCGCCGACAGCGTGCCTGACAGCGGCGGCGTGCTGCTGGTGCCGGCCTTCACCGGCCTGGGCGCCCCTCACTGGGATGCCCAGGCCCGCGGTCTGCTCATCGGCATCACCCGGGGCACCACGGCGGCGCAGGTGGCGCGGGCCACCATCGACAGCATGGCCTACCAGAGCGCCGAACTCTTCGCCGCCATGCAGGCCGATGTTGCCGCGCAGGGCGGAGAGCCGCTGTGTGAGTTGCGGGTGGACGGCGGCGCCGCCGTCAACGACGCGCTGATGCAGTTCCAGGCCGACCTGCTCGGCGTGCCCGTGGTGCGTCCGGTCCAGGCCGAGAGCACGGCGCTGGGCGCGGCCTATCTGGCCGGGCTGGGCGTGGGGCTATGGCCCGATGCGCAAACCCTCGCCGCGCTCTGGACCCCCGAGCGCCGTTTCGACCCCGCGATGCGCGCCGACGAGCGCGAGGCGCGAATGGCCCGCTGGCGCCGCGCCGTGGATCGCGCCCGCGATTGGGCCGACGACTAG
- a CDS encoding DUF6726 family protein codes for MSRRWIAWLLACSALSGCGVVAAPCRVASAGLKMVPVVGHVAAAPTDVCADVIDP; via the coding sequence ATGTCCCGACGATGGATCGCCTGGCTGCTGGCCTGCTCGGCTCTTTCCGGTTGCGGTGTCGTTGCCGCGCCCTGCCGCGTGGCTTCGGCCGGGCTGAAGATGGTGCCCGTGGTCGGCCATGTCGCCGCGGCGCCGACCGATGTGTGCGCCGACGTGATCGACCCTTGA
- a CDS encoding acetoacetate decarboxylase, whose translation MKAADVAQSAFSMPLSSPAYPPGPYRFIDREFFVVTYRTDAQALRAMIPEPLEPAGDLVKFEFIRMPDSTGFGAYTESGQVVPVRYKGKPATFQIAMYLDDEAPIAGGREIWGFPKKLAKPQLSVAADTLVGTLDYGPVRIATGTMGYKHRALDTAQVLASLRQPNFLLKIIPHVDCTPRICELVQYDLEDLVVKGAWEGPAALELHAHALAPVSALPVLEVVSGVHILTDLTLGLGRVAHDYLAKP comes from the coding sequence ATGAAAGCCGCCGATGTCGCCCAATCCGCCTTCTCCATGCCCCTGAGCAGCCCGGCCTATCCGCCCGGCCCCTACCGTTTCATCGACCGCGAGTTTTTCGTGGTGACGTACCGCACCGATGCCCAAGCCTTGCGCGCCATGATTCCCGAGCCGCTGGAGCCCGCGGGCGACCTGGTGAAGTTCGAGTTCATCCGCATGCCCGATTCCACCGGATTCGGCGCCTACACCGAATCGGGCCAGGTCGTTCCCGTGCGCTACAAGGGCAAGCCCGCCACCTTCCAGATTGCGATGTATCTCGACGACGAGGCGCCCATTGCCGGCGGGCGGGAAATTTGGGGTTTTCCCAAAAAGCTCGCCAAGCCGCAACTGAGCGTGGCCGCCGACACGCTGGTGGGCACGCTGGATTACGGCCCGGTGCGCATCGCCACAGGCACCATGGGCTACAAGCACCGGGCGCTCGACACGGCCCAGGTGCTCGCCTCGCTGCGGCAGCCCAACTTCCTGCTCAAGATCATTCCGCATGTGGACTGCACGCCGCGCATCTGCGAACTGGTGCAGTACGACCTCGAAGACCTCGTGGTGAAAGGCGCCTGGGAAGGCCCCGCCGCACTGGAACTGCATGCGCACGCGCTGGCCCCGGTGTCGGCGCTGCCGGTGCTGGAGGTGGTGTCCGGCGTGCACATCCTCACCGATCTCACCCTGGGGCTGGGACGGGTGGCGCACGACTATCTCGCCAAACCATGA
- a CDS encoding Lrp/AsnC ligand binding domain-containing protein produces MSEKIGGIDRIDRRLLNLLQEDGRIANLRLAQLVNLSPTAVLERVKRLTRDGFILGYEGRLNPNLLGAGLMVFVEVQLDRTVPDTFEKFQSAIKVRSEILECHMVAGNFDYLLKVRVADMAAYRTFVANVIANLPGVRETRSFAVIDEVKDTTRLQVEL; encoded by the coding sequence ATGAGTGAAAAAATCGGCGGCATCGACCGCATCGACCGTCGTCTGCTCAATCTGCTGCAGGAAGATGGCCGCATCGCCAATCTGCGTCTGGCCCAACTGGTCAATCTTTCGCCCACGGCGGTGCTCGAGCGCGTCAAACGCCTCACGCGCGACGGCTTCATCCTCGGCTACGAAGGTCGGCTCAACCCGAACCTGCTCGGCGCGGGGCTGATGGTGTTCGTCGAAGTGCAGCTCGACCGCACGGTGCCCGATACGTTCGAGAAATTCCAGTCGGCCATCAAGGTCCGGTCCGAAATTCTCGAATGCCACATGGTGGCCGGCAACTTCGACTATCTGCTCAAGGTGCGCGTGGCCGACATGGCCGCCTATCGCACCTTCGTGGCCAACGTCATCGCCAATCTGCCGGGTGTGCGCGAAACCCGCTCTTTCGCCGTGATCGACGAAGTGAAAGACACGACCCGCCTGCAAGTCGAACTCTGA
- a CDS encoding MFS transporter has protein sequence MASLTSEATAAAPPSEQVYRRIGWRIIPFLILCYFVAYLDRVNIGFAQLQMKGDLGFSDAVYGLGAGIFFLGYFVFEVPSNLILHRVGARVWIARIMITWGLISAATLFVTTPTQFYVMRFLLGVAEAGFFPGIILYLTYWYPAARRSQMTAWFMSAVPLSGLVGGPVSGWILHHFHGHHGWAGWQWLFVLEGLPAVILGIVTLFYLDNGIKHAKWLSADEKNALQYALDQEAQTKPSHSALEGLAQPRVWLMALIYFSVVIGLYGLSFWLPLLIKSTGVTDPLTIGWLVALPYGVSVVAMILVGRSSDKRHERRWHVAIPALIGAIGLVLSTFWSTDTTLAMVALTLATVGIMVVLPLFWALPNAFLAGTAAAAGIALINALGNLAGFFGPSIIGWVKQTTQSTNGGILVLAGFMVLCAVLVLLTPKTSK, from the coding sequence ATGGCATCACTCACCTCAGAGGCAACAGCGGCGGCGCCGCCTTCGGAGCAGGTCTATCGCCGCATCGGCTGGCGCATCATTCCCTTCCTCATCCTGTGCTACTTCGTCGCCTATCTCGACCGGGTGAACATCGGCTTCGCCCAGTTGCAGATGAAGGGCGATCTGGGCTTTTCCGATGCGGTGTACGGGCTGGGCGCGGGCATCTTTTTCCTCGGCTACTTCGTGTTCGAGGTGCCCAGCAACCTCATTCTTCACCGCGTCGGCGCGCGGGTGTGGATCGCCCGCATCATGATCACCTGGGGCCTGATCTCCGCGGCGACGCTGTTCGTCACCACGCCGACGCAGTTCTACGTGATGCGCTTTCTGCTCGGCGTGGCCGAGGCCGGCTTCTTCCCGGGCATCATCCTCTATCTCACCTATTGGTATCCGGCGGCGCGGCGCAGCCAGATGACCGCCTGGTTCATGAGCGCGGTGCCGCTTTCGGGGCTGGTCGGCGGGCCAGTGTCGGGCTGGATCCTGCACCACTTCCACGGCCACCACGGCTGGGCCGGCTGGCAATGGCTGTTCGTCCTCGAAGGCCTGCCGGCCGTGATCCTGGGCATCGTCACCCTGTTCTATCTCGACAACGGCATCAAGCACGCCAAGTGGCTGAGCGCGGACGAGAAAAACGCGCTGCAATATGCGCTCGATCAGGAGGCGCAGACCAAGCCTTCGCATTCGGCCCTGGAGGGCCTGGCGCAGCCGCGGGTGTGGCTGATGGCACTGATCTATTTTTCCGTGGTCATCGGCCTGTACGGCCTGAGCTTCTGGCTGCCGCTGCTGATCAAGTCCACCGGCGTGACCGATCCGCTGACCATCGGCTGGCTGGTCGCCCTGCCTTACGGCGTGTCGGTGGTAGCGATGATTCTGGTGGGCCGCAGCTCGGACAAACGCCACGAACGACGCTGGCACGTGGCCATACCGGCGCTCATCGGTGCCATCGGCCTGGTGCTGTCCACGTTCTGGAGTACCGACACGACCCTGGCCATGGTGGCGCTGACGCTGGCCACCGTGGGCATCATGGTGGTGCTGCCGCTGTTCTGGGCGCTGCCCAACGCCTTCCTCGCGGGCACCGCGGCCGCGGCCGGCATTGCGCTCATCAATGCCCTGGGTAATCTGGCCGGGTTCTTCGGCCCATCCATCATCGGCTGGGTCAAGCAGACCACCCAGAGCACCAACGGCGGCATTCTGGTGCTGGCCGGATTCATGGTGCTGTGCGCCGTGCTGGTGCTGCTGACGCCGAAGACCAGCAAGTAA
- a CDS encoding chloride channel protein has translation MPMHPRYRPAALWRLTRKELRKSWLNFGVLWVGAVLVGLAAVLFANWANDALNIFLGWIEGRPWLALIITPALSGGAVWMTRRWFNGSEGSGIPQVIAALHGKRDDTRIPRLFGLRILIGKLGLGLMGMLGGLTLGREGPTVHIGASIMYEMRRFYPRVSLRMERMLLLAGSAAGLSGAFNTPLAGILFAIEELTRSFEVRTNGVLITSIVFSGLVSLALAGNYLYFGQITAPDIFPIAFILPVVIAAVLCGLAGAAFNLALLRQARWIPRGVLAWRDRSPLLWGAGLGLLVAVIGIATGGQTWGSGYDQARHLLMNHGEQVSWYYPLVKWLSMVLSYITGLPGGLFSPSLSIGAGFGQWVSQWFGQYPQSALVAICMVGYLAAVTQSPLTSFVIVMEMINGGGLVIPLMATALISSRVANFFTPPLYEALAVQKYYALPPGAAPDAPDVRR, from the coding sequence ATGCCCATGCACCCCCGCTATCGTCCCGCCGCGCTTTGGCGCCTGACCCGCAAAGAACTGCGCAAATCCTGGCTGAACTTCGGCGTGCTGTGGGTGGGGGCGGTGCTGGTGGGGCTGGCCGCGGTGCTGTTCGCCAACTGGGCCAACGATGCGCTGAACATCTTTCTGGGCTGGATCGAGGGGCGGCCGTGGCTGGCCCTGATCATCACACCGGCGCTCAGCGGCGGCGCGGTGTGGATGACCCGCCGATGGTTCAACGGCAGCGAAGGCAGCGGCATACCGCAGGTGATCGCCGCGCTGCACGGCAAGCGCGATGACACCCGCATTCCCCGGCTGTTCGGCCTACGCATCCTCATCGGCAAGCTCGGTCTTGGCCTGATGGGCATGCTCGGCGGCCTGACGCTGGGCCGCGAGGGGCCGACGGTGCACATCGGCGCCTCGATCATGTACGAGATGCGGCGTTTCTATCCGCGCGTATCGCTGCGCATGGAGCGCATGCTTTTGCTGGCGGGCTCGGCGGCCGGCCTGTCGGGCGCGTTCAACACGCCGCTGGCGGGCATTCTGTTCGCCATCGAGGAACTCACCCGCAGCTTCGAGGTGCGCACCAACGGCGTGCTGATCACCAGCATCGTGTTCTCCGGCCTGGTGTCGCTGGCCCTGGCGGGCAACTATCTGTATTTCGGCCAGATCACGGCGCCTGACATCTTCCCCATCGCCTTCATCCTGCCGGTGGTGATCGCCGCCGTGCTGTGCGGGCTGGCGGGGGCGGCCTTCAACCTGGCACTTCTCAGGCAGGCCCGCTGGATTCCGCGCGGTGTGCTGGCCTGGCGCGACCGCTCTCCGCTGCTCTGGGGCGCGGGGCTGGGCCTGCTGGTCGCCGTGATCGGCATCGCCACCGGCGGGCAGACCTGGGGCAGCGGCTACGACCAGGCGCGGCACCTGCTGATGAATCACGGTGAGCAGGTGAGCTGGTATTACCCGCTGGTGAAGTGGCTTTCCATGGTGCTGTCCTACATCACGGGACTGCCCGGCGGACTGTTCTCGCCTTCGCTGTCGATCGGCGCGGGGTTCGGCCAGTGGGTCAGCCAGTGGTTCGGGCAGTATCCGCAGTCGGCGCTGGTGGCCATCTGCATGGTCGGCTACCTTGCGGCGGTCACCCAGTCGCCGCTGACCTCGTTCGTCATCGTCATGGAGATGATCAATGGCGGCGGACTGGTCATTCCTCTCATGGCCACCGCGCTGATCAGCAGCCGGGTGGCGAACTTCTTCACGCCACCGCTGTACGAGGCTCTGGCCGTGCAAAAGTACTACGCCTTGCCGCCCGGCGCCGCGCCCGACGCGCCCGACGTGCGGCGTTGA
- the glmU gene encoding bifunctional UDP-N-acetylglucosamine diphosphorylase/glucosamine-1-phosphate N-acetyltransferase GlmU — translation MTTAPTPSPALSVVVLAAGKGTRMRSDLPKVLQPLAGQPLLGHVLGTVHQLAAERAVVVTGFGAQRVREAFAHRPNLPHLRFALQEPQLGTGHAVQQALPELPDTGVCLVLYGDVPLAPATSLLPLVAEAQAGALALLTVELDDPTGYGRILRDADGAVQGIVEHKDATPAQRAVRECNTGILCAPVAHLRRWLGQLRNDNAQGEYYLTDVVALAVADGVPVRAATVADADDVLGVNDRSQLAHLERVVQRRTARRLLDAGVTLADPARLDVRGALHCGRDVFIDVGCVFEGEVHLADGARVGPYAVLRDVRVGAGTVVHPFCHLDGASIGAGALIGPFARLRPTTALADGVHIGNFVEVKNGTLGQGSKANHLSYVGDATVGARVNIGAGTIVANYDGANKHRTVIEDDAHTGSNSVLVAPITVGAGATVGAGSTVTKAVPAGALTVARARAVTLQGWTRPEKNK, via the coding sequence ATGACTACCGCCCCAACCCCATCCCCCGCCCTTTCCGTCGTCGTCCTGGCCGCTGGCAAGGGCACGCGCATGCGCTCCGACCTACCCAAGGTGCTGCAGCCTCTGGCGGGCCAGCCGCTGCTGGGCCATGTGCTGGGCACCGTGCATCAGTTGGCGGCCGAGCGCGCGGTGGTGGTCACCGGCTTCGGCGCGCAGCGGGTGCGGGAGGCGTTCGCGCATCGGCCTAATCTGCCGCATTTACGTTTTGCGCTGCAGGAACCGCAGCTCGGCACCGGCCATGCGGTGCAGCAGGCGCTGCCCGAGCTGCCCGATACCGGCGTCTGCCTGGTGCTCTATGGCGATGTGCCGCTGGCGCCCGCCACCAGCCTGCTGCCGCTGGTAGCCGAGGCGCAGGCCGGGGCGCTGGCGCTGCTCACCGTCGAGCTGGACGACCCGACCGGTTATGGCCGCATCCTGCGCGATGCCGACGGCGCGGTGCAGGGCATCGTCGAACATAAAGACGCCACGCCTGCGCAGCGCGCGGTGCGCGAGTGCAACACCGGCATTCTGTGCGCGCCGGTCGCGCATTTGCGCCGCTGGCTGGGCCAGTTGCGCAACGACAACGCGCAAGGCGAGTACTACCTCACCGATGTGGTGGCGCTGGCCGTGGCCGACGGCGTGCCGGTGCGCGCCGCCACCGTGGCCGATGCCGACGACGTGCTCGGCGTGAACGACCGCAGCCAGCTCGCGCACCTGGAGCGCGTGGTGCAACGGCGCACGGCGCGCCGCCTGCTCGACGCCGGCGTCACCCTGGCCGACCCGGCACGGCTGGACGTGCGCGGCGCCCTGCACTGCGGGCGCGACGTGTTCATCGACGTGGGCTGCGTGTTCGAGGGCGAGGTGCATCTGGCCGATGGCGCCCGCGTGGGGCCGTACGCCGTGTTGCGCGACGTGCGCGTGGGCGCGGGCACGGTCGTGCACCCCTTCTGCCATCTCGACGGCGCCAGCATCGGCGCTGGTGCCCTGATCGGGCCTTTCGCCCGCCTGCGGCCCACCACGGCGCTGGCAGATGGCGTGCACATCGGCAACTTCGTCGAAGTGAAGAACGGCACGTTGGGCCAGGGCTCCAAGGCCAATCACCTCAGCTATGTGGGCGACGCCACGGTGGGCGCGCGGGTCAACATCGGCGCGGGCACCATCGTGGCCAATTACGACGGCGCCAACAAGCACCGCACCGTCATCGAGGACGACGCGCACACCGGTTCCAACTCCGTGCTGGTCGCCCCCATCACGGTCGGCGCAGGCGCCACCGTAGGGGCGGGCTCCACTGTCACCAAGGCGGTACCCGCCGGCGCCCTCACCGTGGCCCGCGCCCGCGCCGTGACCCTGCAGGGCTGGACACGCCCGGAGAAGAATAAATAA
- a CDS encoding Lrp/AsnC family transcriptional regulator, which yields MDAIELDEADRRLLEVLQQDCSLSNQELAQRAHLTPPTCLRRVRRLVDSGVIERRIAVLNAERVGAGLTAIVEITLAEQAAERMTAFETLVADVPEVQQCYRVSPGPDFVLMLLVADMPAYHALVHRLFTAAHQVRNVRAFFSVHRSKFVPRVPLPD from the coding sequence ATGGATGCCATTGAACTGGACGAGGCTGATCGCCGCCTGCTGGAGGTGCTGCAACAAGATTGCTCTCTGAGCAATCAGGAGCTGGCCCAGCGCGCCCACCTCACGCCGCCCACGTGTTTGCGGCGGGTGCGCCGTCTGGTCGACTCGGGCGTGATCGAGCGGCGCATCGCGGTGCTCAATGCCGAGCGCGTCGGCGCGGGGCTGACCGCGATTGTCGAAATCACGCTGGCCGAACAGGCCGCCGAGCGCATGACGGCGTTCGAGACCCTGGTGGCCGACGTGCCCGAAGTGCAGCAGTGCTACCGCGTTTCACCCGGCCCCGATTTCGTGCTGATGCTGTTGGTGGCCGACATGCCCGCCTACCACGCCCTGGTGCACCGGCTGTTCACCGCGGCCCATCAGGTGCGCAATGTGCGGGCCTTTTTTTCGGTGCATCGCAGCAAGTTCGTGCCGCGGGTGCCTCTGCCCGATTGA
- the glmS gene encoding glutamine--fructose-6-phosphate transaminase (isomerizing), which produces MCGIVGAVAQRNIVPILIEGLRRLEYRGYDSCGVAVYADGQLQRARSVSRVAELDAQTQSLQAFTGIAHTRWATHGAPTTSNAHPHFSGGPNSKAQSAHIAVVHNGIIENYEALRAMLQSDGYQFESQTDTEVIAHLIDHLYAGDLLEAVQAATRQLHGAYAIAVFSREEPHRIVGARDGSPLVVGLGQNENFLASDALALAGTTDQFIYLEDGDVADLQLGKVWVTDRDGKPVEREVRTITAYTAAVELGPYRHFMQKEIFEQPRAIADTLDGIQSITPALFGAQAAEVMPAISGVRILACGTSFYAGLTAKYWIESIARVPVEVEVASEYRYRDSVPDPSALVVVISQSGETADTLAALKHAKRLGHTHTLAVVNVATSAMARETAMQFFTRAGAEIGVASTKAFTTQLVALYLLAGALARAKGRLSDEAEATMLADLRHLPAAVQSVLALEPQIIAWAEQFARRENALFLGRGLHYPIALEGALKLKEITYIHAEAYPAGELKHGPLALVTEAMPVVAVAPNDALLDKLKSNLQEVRARGGELYVFADADGQIEASDGVHLIRLPEHYGALSPILHVAPLQLLAYHTATARGTDVDKPRNLAKSVTVE; this is translated from the coding sequence ATGTGTGGCATCGTCGGCGCCGTGGCTCAACGCAATATCGTTCCCATCCTGATCGAGGGCCTGCGCCGTCTCGAATATCGCGGCTATGACTCTTGCGGCGTCGCCGTCTATGCCGACGGCCAGTTGCAGCGCGCCCGCAGCGTGTCGCGCGTGGCCGAGCTCGACGCGCAGACGCAGTCGCTCCAGGCCTTCACCGGCATCGCCCACACCCGCTGGGCCACGCACGGCGCGCCCACCACGAGCAACGCGCACCCGCATTTCTCCGGCGGCCCGAACAGCAAGGCGCAGTCGGCGCACATCGCCGTGGTGCACAACGGCATCATCGAGAACTACGAGGCGCTGCGCGCCATGCTGCAGTCGGACGGCTACCAGTTCGAGAGCCAGACCGATACCGAGGTCATCGCCCACCTGATCGACCACCTCTACGCCGGCGATCTGCTCGAGGCGGTGCAGGCCGCCACGCGGCAGTTGCACGGGGCCTACGCCATCGCCGTGTTCAGCCGCGAGGAGCCGCACCGCATCGTCGGCGCGCGCGACGGCTCGCCGCTGGTCGTCGGCCTGGGGCAGAACGAGAACTTCCTCGCCTCGGACGCCCTGGCGCTGGCCGGCACCACCGACCAGTTCATTTACCTCGAAGACGGCGACGTGGCCGATCTGCAGCTCGGCAAGGTCTGGGTGACCGACCGCGACGGCAAGCCGGTCGAACGCGAGGTGCGCACCATCACCGCCTACACCGCCGCCGTGGAGCTCGGCCCCTACCGCCACTTCATGCAGAAAGAGATCTTCGAGCAGCCGCGCGCCATCGCCGACACGCTCGACGGCATCCAGTCCATCACCCCCGCACTGTTCGGCGCGCAGGCCGCCGAGGTCATGCCGGCCATCAGCGGCGTGCGCATCCTGGCCTGCGGCACCAGCTTCTACGCCGGGCTCACCGCCAAGTACTGGATCGAATCGATCGCCCGCGTGCCCGTCGAAGTGGAGGTCGCCAGCGAATACCGCTACCGCGACTCGGTGCCCGACCCGAGCGCGCTGGTCGTCGTCATCTCGCAGTCGGGCGAAACCGCCGACACCCTGGCCGCGCTCAAACACGCCAAGCGCCTGGGCCATACCCACACCCTGGCCGTCGTCAACGTCGCCACCAGCGCCATGGCGCGCGAAACCGCCATGCAGTTCTTCACCCGCGCCGGCGCCGAAATCGGCGTGGCCTCGACCAAGGCCTTCACCACCCAGCTCGTCGCGCTCTACCTGCTGGCCGGCGCACTTGCGCGCGCCAAAGGCAGGCTCAGCGACGAAGCGGAGGCCACGATGCTGGCCGACCTGCGCCACCTGCCCGCCGCCGTGCAGAGCGTGCTGGCCCTTGAGCCGCAGATCATCGCCTGGGCCGAGCAGTTCGCCCGCCGCGAAAACGCCCTGTTCCTCGGCCGCGGCCTGCACTACCCCATCGCGCTCGAAGGCGCGCTCAAGCTCAAGGAAATCACCTACATCCACGCCGAGGCTTACCCCGCGGGCGAGCTCAAACACGGCCCGCTGGCCCTGGTGACCGAAGCCATGCCCGTGGTGGCGGTCGCCCCCAACGACGCCCTGCTCGACAAGCTCAAGAGCAATCTGCAGGAAGTGCGCGCCCGCGGCGGCGAGCTCTACGTCTTCGCCGACGCCGACGGCCAGATCGAAGCCAGCGACGGCGTGCACCTCATCCGCCTGCCCGAACACTACGGTGCGCTCTCCCCCATCCTCCACGTCGCCCCCCTGCAGCTCCTCGCCTACCACACCGCCACCGCCCGCGGCACCGATGTCGACAAACCCCGCAATCTAGCCAAAAGTGTGACGGTGGAGTGA
- a CDS encoding helix-turn-helix domain-containing protein, with the protein MTKLIITTGNDADFFKRGRRVAQAADQGETMADEHVLSFEDPSDMMRLITEARLALFRAVKDEPGSITAIAERLHRDRSAVKRDVDILQAAGMVTVDEKVLPGHGRMREVRATAQRLSLQAEVA; encoded by the coding sequence ATGACCAAGCTCATCATCACCACGGGCAACGACGCAGACTTTTTCAAGCGGGGGCGGCGCGTTGCCCAGGCGGCCGACCAAGGCGAGACGATGGCGGATGAACACGTCTTGAGCTTTGAGGACCCATCGGACATGATGCGGCTCATCACAGAAGCACGTCTGGCTCTGTTCCGTGCCGTGAAAGACGAACCTGGCTCGATCACCGCCATCGCCGAACGGCTGCACAGGGATCGCAGCGCAGTCAAGCGCGACGTGGACATCCTGCAGGCCGCAGGCATGGTGACCGTGGACGAGAAAGTCCTGCCCGGACATGGCCGCATGCGGGAGGTCCGCGCGACAGCACAACGCCTGAGCCTGCAGGCCGAAGTGGCTTAG
- a CDS encoding toxin-antitoxin system TumE family protein has protein sequence MADQKRYDETHKISDKRGNGLLRREIWVDANGRITRYNLAYINHTLHRGDNGRVIGYDNAHDGHHRHSFGRVEPVAFVSFEDIEARFEQDWTALRKAP, from the coding sequence ATGGCTGATCAAAAGCGGTACGACGAAACGCACAAGATTTCCGACAAGCGTGGCAATGGATTGCTGCGCCGGGAAATCTGGGTCGATGCCAACGGTCGCATCACACGCTACAACCTGGCCTACATCAACCATACGCTCCACAGAGGAGACAACGGTCGCGTCATCGGCTACGACAATGCGCACGATGGTCACCACAGGCATTCCTTCGGGCGCGTTGAGCCGGTGGCTTTCGTATCGTTCGAGGACATCGAAGCACGTTTCGAACAGGACTGGACAGCATTGAGGAAGGCACCATGA